A DNA window from Bradyrhizobium sp. CCBAU 53421 contains the following coding sequences:
- a CDS encoding M23 family metallopeptidase, which yields MSQRASRGSGIGRETGMIDLGHEPPLSVDGTEAAVIDRRRVSVQWFSGTILTGLCGAALIGGAVFASLDGEMTFAKVPERVEGALRGAFTGNDRVVSLHKGDRLPPPNESSASRSLVRVSTVTRVGNRDVMRVRPFIRISGNLSMTTSDLSSKIPAFNAQRLLTDVGSDTPAAAEDPNAADAAEPDAEVSFVTKDLGSVLPKAKLAAVVALDDILMRVRDAANWRGSGGSVRYASLANAAADATGAGPDMRMAYATEGNTSDPYAGFETRVVPENVTLLPKTKEQVTGGNPVGERVHLVKKGDSITSILRDQGATPDEAKAIAATLGPRGRDGGLKEGQKVRILMAPAAPGARLQPYRVIVANDSIVEAVAALSDLGKYVAVDVQSMNTTTDTADNSSDDDEDDGSGVRLYQSIYETALRNKVPPTVIEDMVKIYSYDVDFQRKVQPGDSFDVFFAGEDEGVTSTEKTEVLYAALTVGGETKKYYRFQSSDDGLVDYYDETGKSAKKFLVRKPVNNAIMRSGFGGRRHPILGYVKMHTGVDWATAYGTPIFASGNGVLEKVGYEGGYGKYIRMKHANGYETAYGHMSAFAKGMEIGKKVRQGQVIGFVGSTGQSTGPHVHYEILVNGRFVDPMRVKLPRGRSLEGPMLANFEKARDGIEAQMSSRGSSRIVSDATGSTSQTRSITNR from the coding sequence TTGAGCCAACGTGCGTCACGCGGAAGCGGCATTGGGCGCGAGACCGGGATGATCGATCTCGGTCACGAACCGCCGCTTTCAGTCGACGGCACCGAGGCTGCGGTGATCGATCGCCGCCGTGTTTCCGTACAATGGTTCAGCGGCACCATTCTGACCGGACTATGTGGCGCGGCCCTGATCGGCGGCGCCGTTTTTGCGTCGCTCGACGGCGAGATGACCTTCGCCAAGGTGCCGGAGCGCGTCGAAGGCGCGCTGCGCGGTGCCTTCACCGGCAATGATCGGGTCGTCAGCCTGCACAAGGGCGACCGCCTGCCGCCGCCGAACGAATCCTCCGCCTCCCGCAGCCTGGTGCGCGTGTCGACCGTGACCCGCGTCGGCAATCGCGACGTGATGCGGGTGCGGCCCTTCATCCGGATTTCCGGCAATCTCTCGATGACCACGAGTGATCTGTCGTCGAAAATACCTGCCTTCAATGCACAGCGTCTGTTGACCGACGTCGGCTCCGACACGCCGGCCGCGGCCGAGGATCCGAATGCGGCAGACGCCGCCGAGCCCGACGCCGAAGTTTCTTTCGTCACCAAGGATCTCGGGTCCGTGCTGCCGAAAGCCAAGCTCGCCGCCGTTGTCGCGCTCGACGATATCCTGATGCGGGTGCGCGATGCCGCCAACTGGCGCGGCTCCGGCGGCTCGGTGCGCTACGCCTCGCTCGCCAATGCCGCGGCCGACGCCACCGGCGCCGGCCCCGACATGCGGATGGCCTACGCCACCGAGGGCAATACCTCCGATCCCTATGCGGGCTTCGAGACCCGTGTGGTGCCGGAGAATGTCACCCTGCTGCCGAAGACCAAGGAGCAGGTCACCGGCGGCAATCCGGTCGGTGAGCGGGTTCACCTCGTCAAGAAGGGCGACAGCATCACCTCGATCCTGCGCGATCAGGGCGCAACGCCCGACGAGGCGAAGGCAATCGCCGCGACGCTCGGCCCGCGCGGCCGCGATGGCGGCCTGAAGGAAGGCCAGAAGGTGCGCATCCTGATGGCGCCGGCAGCGCCGGGCGCCCGGCTGCAGCCCTATCGCGTCATCGTCGCCAACGATTCGATCGTGGAAGCCGTCGCCGCCCTGTCCGATCTCGGCAAATACGTCGCCGTCGACGTGCAGAGCATGAACACCACGACCGACACCGCCGACAATTCGAGCGACGATGACGAGGATGATGGCAGCGGCGTGCGGCTCTATCAGAGCATTTACGAGACCGCGCTGCGCAACAAGGTGCCGCCGACCGTCATCGAAGACATGGTCAAGATCTACTCCTATGACGTCGATTTCCAGCGCAAGGTCCAGCCCGGCGACTCGTTCGACGTGTTCTTTGCCGGCGAGGACGAGGGCGTCACCAGCACCGAAAAGACCGAAGTGCTCTACGCCGCGCTGACCGTCGGCGGCGAAACCAAGAAATACTACCGATTCCAGAGCTCGGACGACGGCCTCGTCGACTACTATGACGAGACCGGCAAAAGCGCGAAGAAGTTCCTGGTGCGTAAGCCGGTCAACAACGCGATCATGCGTTCGGGCTTCGGCGGCCGCCGCCACCCGATCCTCGGCTATGTGAAGATGCACACCGGCGTCGACTGGGCCACCGCCTACGGCACGCCGATCTTCGCTTCCGGCAATGGCGTGCTCGAGAAGGTCGGATACGAGGGCGGTTACGGCAAATACATCCGCATGAAGCATGCCAATGGCTACGAGACGGCCTACGGCCACATGTCGGCCTTCGCCAAGGGCATGGAGATCGGCAAGAAAGTTCGGCAGGGCCAGGTGATCGGCTTTGTCGGTTCGACCGGCCAGTCGACCGGCCCGCACGTCCACTACGAAATCCTGGTCAACGGCCGATTCGTCGATCCGATGCGCGTGAAACTGCCGCGCGGCCGCTCACTCGAAGGCCCGATGCTGGCCAATTTCGAGAAGGCGCGCGACGGGATCGAAGCCCAGATGTCCAGCCGCGGCAGCTCGCGCATCGTCTCCGATGCCACGGGCTCGACGTCGCAGACCCGCTCCATCACCAACCGCTGA
- a CDS encoding SPW repeat protein, whose product MENWTNAKLCDVANLILGALLFLSPWLLKFDAGMVSTNAHIVGLVMAILAIAALAAFAVWEEWLNLIVGLWALVSPWVLGFQAMTTATTVHVVIGVAVAVLAAIELWAMSQHPPRLTTHS is encoded by the coding sequence ATGGAGAACTGGACGAACGCAAAACTGTGCGACGTCGCAAACCTGATCCTCGGCGCGCTTCTCTTCCTCTCGCCGTGGCTGCTCAAGTTCGACGCCGGAATGGTTTCCACCAACGCCCACATCGTCGGCCTCGTGATGGCGATCCTTGCGATCGCCGCGCTCGCGGCATTCGCGGTCTGGGAGGAGTGGCTGAACCTCATCGTCGGGCTTTGGGCGCTGGTCTCGCCCTGGGTCCTTGGTTTCCAAGCAATGACCACCGCGACGACCGTACATGTCGTGATCGGCGTCGCCGTCGCAGTCCTTGCGGCGATCGAGCTCTGGGCAATGTCCCAGCATCCGCCTCGGCTCACAACGCACAGCTGA
- the clpB gene encoding ATP-dependent chaperone ClpB: protein MNIEKYTERSRGFIQSAQSLAMRDGHQQFSPLHLLKVLLDDNEGLAGGLIDRAGGNSRAILKATEEALNKLPKVSGNGAGQVYLSPELARAFDAAEKAADKTGDSFVTVERLLLGLTLEKGSEAASILSKGGVTAQNLNAAIEALRKGRTADSATAENAYDALKKYARDLTQAARDGKLDPVIGRDEEIRRTIQVLSRRTKNNPVLIGEPGVGKTAIVEGLALRILNGDVPESLKDKKLLSLDMGALIAGAKYRGEFEERLKSVLQEVSSAEGGIILFIDEMHTLIGAGKTDGAMDASNLLKPALARGELHCIGATTLDEYRKHVEKDAALARRFQPIYVSEPTVEDTISILRGLKDKYEQHHGVRITDSALVAATTLSNRYITDRFLPDKAIDLMDEAAARLKMQVDSKPEELDSLDRDIIRLKIEQEALKKESDAGSKGRLQTLEKELADLEERSAALTARWSAEKNKLSNAQKLKSELDALRVELANAQRRGEFQKAGELAYGRIPELERKLADIEAQASSKQSGGEMMEEAVTANHIAQVVSRWTGVPVDKMLEGEKDKLLKMEDALAKRVVGQAEAVRAVATAVRRARAGLQDPNRPTGSFMFLGPTGVGKTELTKALAADLFNDETAMVRLDMSEFMEKHSVSRLIGAPPGYVGYDEGGALTEAVRRRPYQVVLFDEIEKAHPDVFNVLLQVLDDGRLTDGQGRTVDFRNTLIIMTSNLGSEFLVNQPEGEDTAAVRDQVMGVVRAHFRPEFLNRIDEIILFHRLQRNEMGRIVEIQFARLTRLLEDRKIELTLDAKARDWLAEKGWDPAYGARPLKRVIQRSVQDPLAEMILAGEVKDGDRVVISEKGNVLTFNGQVSKTAEIVQFDAPVSKRKLN, encoded by the coding sequence ATGAACATTGAGAAGTACACCGAGCGCTCGCGCGGATTCATCCAGTCTGCCCAATCGCTCGCAATGCGCGACGGTCACCAGCAGTTCTCACCCTTGCATCTGTTGAAGGTGCTGCTGGACGACAATGAGGGGCTCGCCGGCGGTCTGATCGACCGTGCTGGCGGCAATTCCAGAGCAATCCTGAAAGCGACCGAAGAGGCGCTGAACAAGCTGCCCAAGGTCTCGGGCAATGGCGCCGGACAGGTCTACCTGTCGCCGGAGCTGGCGCGCGCCTTCGACGCGGCGGAAAAGGCCGCCGACAAGACCGGCGACAGCTTTGTCACCGTCGAGCGATTGCTGCTCGGGCTCACGCTCGAGAAGGGCAGCGAGGCGGCTTCTATCCTGAGCAAGGGCGGCGTCACCGCGCAGAACCTGAATGCGGCGATCGAAGCGCTGCGCAAGGGCCGCACCGCTGATAGCGCGACCGCCGAGAACGCCTATGACGCGCTGAAGAAATATGCACGCGACCTGACCCAGGCTGCGCGCGACGGCAAGCTCGACCCGGTGATCGGCCGTGACGAGGAGATCCGCCGCACGATTCAAGTTCTGTCGCGGCGGACCAAGAACAATCCCGTCCTGATCGGTGAACCCGGCGTCGGCAAGACCGCGATCGTCGAGGGTCTGGCGCTGCGCATCCTCAATGGCGATGTGCCCGAGAGCCTGAAGGACAAGAAGCTGCTGTCGCTCGACATGGGCGCCTTGATCGCCGGCGCGAAATACCGCGGCGAGTTCGAGGAGCGGCTGAAATCCGTGCTGCAGGAGGTCTCGTCCGCCGAGGGCGGCATCATCCTGTTCATCGACGAGATGCACACGCTGATCGGCGCCGGCAAGACCGACGGCGCGATGGACGCGTCCAACCTCCTGAAGCCTGCGCTCGCACGCGGTGAGCTGCACTGTATCGGTGCGACCACGCTCGACGAGTACCGCAAGCATGTCGAGAAGGATGCGGCGCTGGCCCGCCGGTTCCAGCCGATCTATGTCAGCGAGCCGACGGTCGAGGACACCATCTCGATCCTGCGCGGCCTGAAGGACAAATACGAGCAGCATCATGGCGTGCGCATCACCGACTCCGCGTTGGTGGCCGCGACCACGCTGTCGAACCGCTACATCACCGACCGTTTCCTGCCCGACAAGGCCATCGATTTGATGGACGAGGCGGCGGCGCGGCTGAAGATGCAGGTCGATTCCAAGCCGGAAGAACTCGATTCGCTGGACCGCGACATCATCCGGCTGAAGATCGAGCAGGAGGCGCTGAAGAAGGAGTCCGATGCCGGCTCGAAGGGCCGCCTGCAGACCCTGGAGAAGGAGCTTGCCGATCTTGAGGAGCGGTCGGCGGCGCTGACGGCGCGTTGGAGCGCGGAGAAGAACAAGCTCTCCAATGCCCAGAAGCTGAAGAGCGAACTCGATGCGCTCCGCGTCGAGCTGGCCAATGCGCAGCGACGCGGCGAATTCCAGAAGGCGGGCGAGCTGGCCTATGGCCGGATTCCCGAGCTGGAGCGGAAGCTTGCCGACATCGAAGCGCAGGCGAGCAGCAAGCAGAGCGGCGGCGAGATGATGGAGGAGGCGGTCACCGCCAATCACATCGCGCAGGTCGTCTCGCGCTGGACCGGCGTGCCGGTCGACAAGATGCTCGAAGGCGAAAAGGACAAGCTCCTGAAGATGGAGGATGCACTCGCCAAGCGCGTCGTCGGCCAGGCCGAAGCCGTGCGTGCGGTGGCAACCGCCGTGCGCCGTGCCCGCGCCGGCCTGCAGGATCCGAACCGGCCGACCGGCTCGTTCATGTTCTTGGGCCCCACTGGCGTCGGCAAGACCGAGCTGACCAAGGCGCTCGCCGCTGACCTGTTCAACGACGAGACCGCGATGGTCCGCCTCGACATGTCCGAGTTCATGGAGAAGCACTCGGTCTCGCGGCTGATCGGCGCGCCTCCCGGCTATGTCGGCTACGACGAGGGTGGCGCACTGACCGAAGCGGTTCGGCGCCGGCCCTACCAGGTCGTGCTGTTCGACGAGATCGAGAAGGCGCATCCCGACGTCTTCAACGTGCTGTTGCAGGTGCTCGACGACGGCCGCCTGACCGATGGTCAGGGCCGCACCGTCGACTTCCGCAACACGCTGATCATCATGACCTCGAACCTCGGTTCGGAATTCCTGGTGAATCAGCCGGAAGGCGAGGACACCGCGGCGGTTCGCGATCAGGTGATGGGCGTCGTGCGGGCGCATTTCAGGCCGGAATTCCTGAACCGCATCGACGAGATCATCCTGTTCCACCGGCTGCAACGGAACGAGATGGGCCGTATCGTCGAGATCCAGTTCGCGCGACTGACCAGGCTGCTCGAGGATCGCAAGATCGAGCTCACGCTCGATGCAAAGGCGCGGGATTGGCTCGCGGAGAAGGGCTGGGATCCGGCTTACGGCGCCCGCCCGCTGAAGCGGGTGATCCAGCGCAGCGTGCAGGACCCGCTGGCCGAGATGATCCTCGCCGGCGAGGTCAAGGACGGCGATCGCGTGGTGATCTCGGAGAAGGGCAATGTGCTGACCTTCAACGGTCAGGTGTCCAAAACTGCCGAGATCGTGCAGTTCGATGCTCCGGTCTCGAAGCGCAAGCTGAACTGA
- a CDS encoding XRE family transcriptional regulator: MSIIEDKADEALGRRVRAEREGRGWSLAELAGRAGVSKAMLSKIERAEASPTAATLSRIATAYGLTMAALFEVASAGSRLQRAKDQPVWRDPKAAYLRRQVFLHPANPLELVEVELPANQEAGFPASAYHLVRQVVWVISGRLTLMEGAERHELAAGDRVELGPPSDIVFRNETAQPCRYLVAIVRR, encoded by the coding sequence ATGTCAATTATAGAAGACAAGGCCGATGAGGCTCTCGGGCGGCGGGTTCGCGCCGAACGGGAGGGGCGCGGCTGGTCGCTGGCGGAACTCGCCGGGCGGGCAGGCGTGTCCAAGGCCATGCTGAGCAAGATCGAGCGGGCGGAGGCCAGCCCGACGGCGGCGACGCTGTCGCGGATCGCCACGGCCTATGGCCTGACCATGGCCGCGCTGTTCGAGGTTGCCTCAGCCGGTTCCCGCCTGCAGCGGGCCAAGGATCAGCCGGTGTGGCGCGATCCCAAGGCGGCCTATCTGCGGCGGCAGGTATTCCTGCATCCGGCCAATCCGCTGGAGCTGGTCGAGGTCGAGCTGCCTGCCAACCAGGAAGCCGGCTTCCCCGCCAGCGCCTATCACCTGGTCCGTCAGGTGGTGTGGGTGATCAGCGGCCGCCTCACCTTGATGGAAGGGGCGGAGCGCCACGAGCTCGCTGCGGGTGACCGCGTCGAGCTCGGGCCGCCGTCGGACATCGTCTTCCGTAACGAAACTGCTCAGCCCTGCCGCTACCTTGTCGCCATCGTACGGCGCTGA
- a CDS encoding GNAT family N-acetyltransferase — protein sequence MIIRPATEQDIPAITAIFNETVANSNAIWTEKQDSDAERLAWMQARLALGYPVLVAAEGSVVLGYGTFGDFRAFPGYRYSVEHSVYVHADHRGRGLGRVIVDELIAAATALGKHVMIAGIDGGNPASLRLHAQAGFVEVARMPEVGRKFGRWLELVFMQRMLDTPGAARPD from the coding sequence ATGATTATCCGCCCCGCCACCGAGCAGGACATTCCTGCGATCACCGCGATCTTCAATGAGACGGTCGCCAACTCGAACGCGATCTGGACGGAGAAGCAGGATTCCGACGCCGAACGGCTGGCCTGGATGCAGGCCCGGCTGGCGCTGGGCTACCCGGTGCTGGTCGCGGCCGAAGGCTCTGTGGTTCTTGGGTACGGCACATTCGGCGATTTTCGGGCCTTCCCGGGTTACCGCTACAGCGTCGAGCACAGCGTCTATGTCCACGCCGATCATCGCGGCCGCGGGCTCGGCCGGGTCATCGTCGACGAGCTGATCGCCGCGGCCACCGCGCTCGGCAAGCACGTCATGATCGCCGGCATCGACGGCGGCAATCCCGCCTCGCTCCGGCTGCACGCGCAGGCTGGCTTTGTCGAGGTCGCGCGGATGCCGGAGGTCGGGCGCAAGTTCGGCCGCTGGCTCGAACTCGTGTTCATGCAGCGCATGCTGGACACCCCGGGCGCGGCGCGGCCCGACTAG
- a CDS encoding MOSC domain-containing protein: MDTTHTSSARITGIYRYPVKGLTPEPLPRAELKVGETLRSDRRYAIENGPSGFDSSAPKWLPKPHFLMLQRDEWLAPLRAQFDDDSHVLTLRRDGAMVAQGDLETEAGRAAIERYFADRHAGQIKGPPKVLVSPGHSFSDVPRKVVSIINLASLRAIEEMVQAPVHPLRFRANLYVEGWPAWHEASLLDQTIAIGSARAKVVKRITRCAAVNVDPDTGARDLSVPNTLMQRFGNNECGIYAEIISDGGAAVGDTIAAEPH, translated from the coding sequence ATGGACACGACGCACACCTCCTCCGCCCGGATCACCGGCATCTACCGCTACCCCGTCAAGGGCCTCACGCCCGAGCCGCTGCCGCGCGCCGAACTCAAGGTCGGCGAGACGCTGCGCTCGGATCGCCGCTACGCAATCGAAAACGGCCCGAGCGGCTTTGATTCATCGGCGCCGAAATGGCTGCCGAAACCGCACTTCCTGATGCTGCAACGGGACGAGTGGCTGGCGCCGCTGCGCGCCCAGTTCGACGATGACAGTCACGTGCTGACCTTGCGCCGGGATGGCGCGATGGTGGCCCAGGGCGATCTCGAGACGGAAGCCGGGCGCGCGGCGATCGAGCGCTATTTCGCCGATCGTCACGCCGGCCAGATCAAGGGACCGCCCAAAGTGCTGGTCAGCCCCGGGCACAGTTTTTCCGACGTGCCGCGCAAGGTGGTGTCGATCATCAATCTGGCGAGCCTGCGGGCAATCGAGGAGATGGTGCAGGCGCCGGTGCATCCGCTGCGCTTCCGCGCCAACCTCTATGTCGAGGGCTGGCCGGCCTGGCATGAGGCCAGCCTGCTCGACCAGACCATTGCGATCGGAAGCGCGCGGGCAAAAGTTGTGAAGCGGATCACACGTTGTGCTGCGGTCAATGTCGATCCCGACACCGGCGCGCGCGACCTCTCGGTCCCGAACACGCTGATGCAGCGCTTCGGCAACAATGAATGCGGCATCTACGCCGAGATCATCAGCGATGGCGGTGCGGCTGTCGGCGACACGATTGCCGCGGAACCGCACTAG
- a CDS encoding YARHG domain-containing protein: protein MSMIMVSYRRVDQDTAGRIADHLIEKYGEKSVFFDVNSIRTGANFVDRIAKAIVACDIVIAVIGPHWIGKTDDGKPARLEDPADSVRFEIETALKHNKTLLPLLVNGATMPEAAELPESLRFLHFCNAARVDSGQDFRMHMTRLIDTINEVLNEAGRSPLRQVSPIKRYWKYGAGLAAAALALAVWTIGPAFEHTVVKSGGPDDQTTVGRTTPPAVPASVTQRAKAHDGFLFPDSDRRFLSEADLKDMSAIELRIARNEIFARHGRFFKDQVLANYFSQFAWYQPAAVEVPLSNLETTNVDTIEATEHEK from the coding sequence ATGAGCATGATCATGGTTTCGTACCGGCGGGTCGATCAGGACACAGCGGGCCGCATCGCCGACCATCTGATCGAGAAGTACGGTGAGAAATCCGTCTTCTTCGACGTCAACAGCATTCGCACCGGCGCCAACTTCGTCGACCGGATCGCCAAGGCCATCGTCGCCTGCGACATCGTCATCGCGGTGATCGGTCCGCATTGGATCGGCAAGACCGACGATGGGAAACCTGCGCGTCTGGAGGATCCCGCAGATTCTGTGCGCTTCGAGATCGAAACGGCGCTGAAGCACAACAAGACGCTGCTGCCGCTGCTGGTGAACGGCGCAACCATGCCTGAGGCCGCCGAGCTGCCGGAATCGCTTCGCTTCCTGCACTTCTGCAACGCTGCCCGGGTCGACTCGGGTCAGGATTTTCGCATGCACATGACCCGCCTGATCGACACGATCAACGAGGTCCTGAATGAAGCCGGGCGGTCGCCGCTACGTCAGGTTTCGCCGATCAAGCGCTACTGGAAGTATGGCGCAGGCCTCGCCGCCGCAGCTTTGGCGCTGGCGGTTTGGACCATCGGGCCCGCGTTCGAACATACGGTGGTGAAGTCAGGCGGACCGGACGATCAGACCACCGTCGGGCGCACGACGCCGCCCGCCGTTCCGGCCTCCGTCACGCAGCGCGCCAAGGCGCATGACGGCTTTCTCTTTCCTGATTCCGATCGACGATTTCTGAGTGAGGCCGATCTCAAGGACATGTCGGCGATCGAGCTGCGCATCGCACGAAACGAGATTTTCGCGCGGCATGGCCGGTTCTTCAAGGATCAGGTGCTCGCGAACTACTTCTCGCAATTCGCCTGGTATCAACCCGCTGCGGTCGAAGTCCCCCTGAGCAACCTCGAGACGACCAACGTCGACACGATCGAGGCGACGGAGCACGAGAAGTGA
- a CDS encoding TIGR02594 family protein, whose product MVQLLAYRRSLRVLALALCSLTLAVVSVSSASARPRHSHHAHSPHAGHHARHSGHHHYRHTARLSRAERRAQAEAGGDFTEANAAVLPGNAESVPNTGGVSEASGFGSSGIVATARRYLGGGNPTGRSSLWCARFMNMVLQQTGHRGTGSDMASSFAKYGTRVSGPQVGAIAVMGRRGGGHVGIITGVDAKGNPIMISGNSSHRVRELPVSRGRIYAYVMPAN is encoded by the coding sequence ATGGTTCAGTTGCTTGCGTATCGCCGGTCGCTTCGTGTTTTGGCGCTGGCTCTGTGTTCGCTCACTCTCGCCGTCGTTTCGGTTTCTTCGGCTTCCGCCCGTCCGCGTCATTCGCATCACGCGCATTCGCCCCATGCGGGTCATCACGCGCGCCATTCTGGTCATCATCACTATCGGCACACCGCGCGGCTGTCGCGCGCCGAGCGTCGCGCACAGGCGGAGGCGGGTGGTGACTTCACCGAGGCCAATGCGGCCGTGTTGCCGGGCAACGCTGAGTCCGTGCCCAATACCGGCGGCGTCAGCGAGGCGAGTGGATTCGGCTCATCGGGGATCGTCGCCACGGCGCGCCGCTATCTCGGCGGCGGCAACCCGACCGGGCGCTCCAGCCTGTGGTGCGCGCGCTTCATGAACATGGTGTTGCAACAGACCGGCCATCGCGGCACCGGCTCCGACATGGCGAGCTCGTTCGCCAAATACGGTACGCGCGTGTCGGGGCCGCAGGTCGGCGCCATCGCCGTGATGGGCCGCCGCGGCGGCGGTCATGTCGGCATCATCACCGGCGTCGATGCCAAGGGCAATCCGATCATGATCTCGGGTAACAGCAGCCACCGCGTTCGCGAACTGCCGGTCTCGCGCGGCCGGATCTATGCCTATGTGATGCCGGCGAATTGA
- a CDS encoding alpha/beta fold hydrolase translates to MPHAVTKDNVRLHFEEAGSGTPIIFLHEFAADHTNWEPQMRYFTRGHRCIAYSARGYTPSEVPASAEVYTYKHFYTDALAVLDHLGIAKAHFVGLSMGSYSSLQVALNAPERALSMTLAAVGSGSSLENLDAFRAQCRANAEQYESIGSVEVAKVTREAPSRIPFLVKDPRGHADFYAALARHDAKGSANTMRSFQGGRPSIYTMTDAIKRAATPALILCGDEDDNCIAPSMFLKQHLPAAGLAFFPKSGHVLNLEEPALFNEMVERFITLVEAGRWPVRDPRSLVAAPV, encoded by the coding sequence ATGCCCCACGCCGTCACGAAAGATAATGTCCGCCTTCATTTCGAAGAGGCCGGCAGCGGCACCCCGATCATCTTCCTGCACGAGTTCGCAGCTGATCACACCAACTGGGAGCCGCAGATGCGCTACTTCACGCGCGGCCACCGCTGCATCGCCTATTCGGCGCGCGGCTATACGCCCTCGGAGGTACCTGCGAGCGCCGAGGTCTACACCTACAAGCATTTCTACACCGACGCGCTCGCGGTGCTCGACCATCTCGGCATCGCCAAGGCGCATTTCGTCGGCCTCTCGATGGGCTCCTATTCCTCGCTGCAGGTCGCGCTCAACGCGCCGGAGCGCGCACTGTCGATGACGCTGGCCGCGGTCGGCTCCGGCTCCAGCCTCGAGAATCTCGATGCCTTCCGCGCGCAGTGCCGCGCCAATGCCGAGCAATACGAGAGCATTGGCTCGGTCGAGGTCGCCAAGGTGACGCGCGAGGCGCCGAGCCGGATCCCGTTCCTGGTCAAGGACCCGCGCGGCCACGCCGATTTCTACGCCGCGCTCGCCCGCCATGACGCCAAGGGCTCGGCCAACACGATGCGCAGCTTCCAGGGCGGCAGGCCCTCGATCTACACCATGACCGACGCCATCAAGCGCGCGGCGACGCCGGCGCTGATCCTGTGCGGCGACGAGGACGACAATTGCATCGCGCCCAGCATGTTCCTGAAGCAGCATCTGCCGGCCGCCGGCCTCGCCTTCTTCCCGAAGTCCGGCCACGTGCTCAATCTCGAGGAGCCGGCGCTGTTCAACGAGATGGTCGAGCGCTTCATCACGCTGGTCGAGGCCGGCCGCTGGCCGGTGCGCGATCCGCGGTCGCTGGTGGCAGCGCCGGTGTAA
- the metW gene encoding methionine biosynthesis protein MetW, with product MSMQQTLPLPGVAPERTGGYRRDHLLVAEMVRPGSRVLDVGCGDGELLQLLESRGIDGRGIELSREGVNGCVAKGLAVVQGDADTDLVNYPDDAFDYVILSQTLQATRQPKVVLENLLRIGQRAIVSFPNFGFWKMRLQLLIGGHMPRTENLPASWYDTSNIHFCTIKDFVELCEQINVKMERAVALDLYGRPVPLNLPWWVWNMFGEQGVFLLSRGGGK from the coding sequence ATGAGCATGCAGCAGACATTGCCCTTGCCGGGCGTCGCGCCGGAGCGGACCGGCGGCTATCGCAGGGATCATCTCCTGGTCGCCGAGATGGTGCGGCCGGGCTCGCGCGTGCTCGACGTCGGCTGCGGCGACGGCGAATTGCTGCAGCTGCTGGAGAGCCGCGGCATCGACGGCCGCGGCATCGAATTGTCGCGCGAGGGCGTCAACGGCTGCGTCGCCAAGGGCCTCGCGGTGGTGCAGGGCGATGCCGACACCGACCTCGTCAACTATCCCGATGACGCATTCGACTACGTCATCCTGTCGCAGACCTTGCAGGCGACGCGGCAGCCCAAGGTGGTGCTGGAGAATCTGCTGCGGATCGGCCAGCGCGCCATCGTCTCGTTCCCGAATTTCGGGTTCTGGAAAATGCGGCTGCAGCTTTTGATCGGCGGCCACATGCCGCGCACCGAGAATCTGCCGGCGAGCTGGTACGACACCTCGAACATCCATTTCTGCACCATCAAGGATTTCGTGGAGCTCTGCGAGCAGATCAACGTCAAGATGGAGCGCGCGGTCGCGCTCGATCTCTACGGCCGCCCGGTGCCGCTCAACCTGCCCTGGTGGGTGTGGAACATGTTCGGCGAGCAGGGCGTGTTCCTGCTCAGCCGCGGCGGTGGGAAGTGA